The following proteins are encoded in a genomic region of Streptococcus cristatus AS 1.3089:
- a CDS encoding MetQ/NlpA family ABC transporter substrate-binding protein yields MKLKKWFGATALLAVAAFGLAACSSSTSKDAKSADSATVTVKVGVMNLSDTEEARWDKVQEILDEEKAGVKLEFTQFTDYSQPNQAVRDGDADINAFQHYYYLKNWNKENNADLVSVADTYIAPIRLYSGTKDGKNKYTAVKDIPENGSIAVPNDPTNESRALNLLQAAGLIKLDVDSTKLATVANIKENKKNLKISELDASQTAASLTSVDAAVVNNTFVREAGIDYKNALYKEKTDENSKLWYNLIAAKKDWEKSDKADAIKKIIKAYHTDEVKKVIEESSDGMDQPVW; encoded by the coding sequence GCACTCTTAGCTGTAGCAGCATTTGGTTTGGCAGCTTGCTCATCTTCAACATCTAAAGACGCTAAGTCAGCAGACAGTGCAACAGTCACTGTAAAAGTCGGCGTGATGAACCTCAGCGATACAGAAGAAGCACGTTGGGACAAGGTTCAGGAAATTCTTGACGAGGAAAAAGCAGGCGTTAAATTGGAGTTTACCCAATTTACAGACTACTCTCAGCCTAACCAAGCAGTTCGTGACGGCGATGCGGATATCAATGCCTTCCAGCACTACTACTACCTGAAAAACTGGAATAAAGAAAACAATGCTGATTTGGTGTCTGTAGCAGATACGTATATCGCACCAATCCGTCTTTACTCTGGTACTAAAGATGGCAAAAACAAATATACTGCTGTGAAAGACATTCCAGAAAACGGAAGCATTGCCGTACCAAATGACCCAACAAACGAAAGTCGTGCTTTGAACCTTCTTCAAGCAGCTGGTTTGATCAAGTTGGACGTGGATTCAACGAAGCTTGCGACTGTTGCTAACATCAAAGAAAACAAGAAAAACTTGAAAATTTCTGAATTGGATGCTTCTCAAACAGCAGCTTCTCTTACTTCTGTAGATGCAGCAGTTGTCAACAATACCTTCGTTCGTGAAGCTGGTATTGACTACAAGAACGCTCTTTACAAAGAAAAGACAGATGAAAATTCTAAACTTTGGTACAACTTGATTGCTGCTAAGAAAGATTGGGAAAAATCTGACAAGGCAGATGCCATCAAGAAAATCATCAAGGCTTATCATACTGACGAAGTTAAAAAAGTCATCGAAGAGTCTTCAGATGGTATGGATCAACCAGTTTGGTAA